In the Methylomonas rhizoryzae genome, one interval contains:
- a CDS encoding secondary thiamine-phosphate synthase enzyme YjbQ: MWIQKQIRLNPRNRGFHLVTEEILSHLPELKSLNVGLLHVFIQHTSAGLTINENADPSVRQDFESYFNQAVPENQPYYLHDDEGSDDMPAHLKSSLLGCSLSLPISNGRLNVGIWQGIYLCEYRNRGGSRSLVLTLSGE, encoded by the coding sequence ATGTGGATACAGAAACAAATACGCCTAAACCCCAGAAACCGCGGCTTTCATCTGGTCACCGAGGAGATTCTGTCCCATCTACCCGAGCTTAAATCGCTTAACGTCGGTTTGTTGCATGTGTTTATTCAACACACTTCGGCCGGATTGACCATCAACGAAAACGCTGACCCCAGCGTACGTCAAGACTTCGAAAGTTATTTCAACCAAGCGGTGCCGGAAAACCAGCCCTATTATTTGCACGATGACGAGGGTTCGGACGACATGCCGGCACACCTGAAAAGCAGCCTGCTCGGCTGCAGCCTCAGTCTGCCCATCAGTAACGGCCGTTTGAATGTGGGAATCTGGCAAGGCATTTATTTATGCGAATACCGCAACCGAGGCGGCAGCCGCTCGCTGGTATTGACCTTGAGCGGCGAATAG
- a CDS encoding IS630 family transposase, producing the protein MERAEKRSQKRKEVVEAVVVRKEPITLVARVFNIPKRTVFEWLARYRQGGWSALAEKSRQGRPKKVTADDLKWLYDAVTMGNPLNYKLPFCLWTANTIRALLETERGLRLSKSGVCRLLGHLGLSPQRPLYKAYKQDPDKVKAYLAKTYPEAVSEAKRYGARLYFVDEASFRSDAHRGTTWGKIGETPVVRNSGGRFGFKLISAVSARGDLHFDVIEGTMNADTFIAFLQKLRHDAGCPVFIIADNAKYHHSKKVSAFLETQAGQIMMAFLPPYSPELNPDEQVWNHAKAEAGKRSIRNKQEMEAVIFATMQAIQQKIDLVRSFFRLTDTAYAMDFR; encoded by the coding sequence ATGGAGAGAGCAGAAAAACGAAGCCAAAAGCGCAAAGAAGTCGTCGAAGCCGTAGTAGTGCGGAAAGAGCCCATCACACTTGTGGCGCGTGTCTTCAATATCCCGAAACGAACGGTATTTGAGTGGTTGGCCCGCTACCGTCAGGGCGGCTGGTCGGCATTGGCCGAAAAAAGTCGGCAGGGTCGCCCCAAGAAAGTTACAGCGGATGACCTGAAATGGCTTTATGACGCGGTGACCATGGGCAACCCCTTAAATTACAAGTTGCCATTTTGCTTGTGGACAGCCAACACGATCCGTGCGCTGCTGGAGACAGAACGGGGACTACGGCTGTCGAAAAGTGGGGTTTGCCGCCTGCTGGGGCACTTAGGCCTAAGCCCTCAACGTCCGCTGTACAAAGCTTACAAGCAAGACCCCGATAAAGTGAAGGCTTACCTTGCTAAAACCTACCCTGAAGCTGTGTCGGAAGCGAAAAGATATGGAGCACGCCTTTATTTCGTCGATGAAGCGAGTTTTCGCAGCGATGCCCATCGAGGTACGACCTGGGGCAAGATCGGTGAAACACCGGTTGTCAGGAATAGTGGTGGGCGATTTGGCTTCAAGCTAATCAGTGCTGTTTCTGCTCGCGGCGACCTCCATTTTGACGTCATTGAGGGCACCATGAACGCCGACACCTTCATTGCCTTCCTGCAGAAACTACGTCACGACGCGGGTTGCCCGGTATTTATCATTGCCGACAACGCAAAATATCACCACAGCAAAAAAGTCAGCGCCTTTTTGGAGACACAAGCGGGCCAAATCATGATGGCCTTTCTGCCGCCCTATTCGCCTGAGTTGAATCCTGATGAACAAGTCTGGAACCATGCCAAGGCTGAAGCAGGCAAACGAAGCATTAGAAACAAACAAGAAATGGAAGCCGTCATCTTCGCGACAATGCAAGCCATTCAACAAAAAATCGATCTGGTCAGAAGCTTTTTCCGGTTAACGGATACTGCCTATGCCATGGATTTTAGGTAA
- a CDS encoding GNAT family N-acetyltransferase, which yields MDFDLQFAPACLDDVPALVELINSAYRGESSRAGWTTEADLLDGKRTDAAELSGLLKRTDSLLIACKAGAVAVGSVHLQRVDADVHIGMLAVSPPLQGGGIGKRLLHAAETQAQNLWPLQRFLMFVIPCRSELIDYYRRRGYRATGTFKPFPVQPQLWRAKVEGLSLEMLEKTVADRPG from the coding sequence GTGGATTTCGATTTGCAGTTCGCGCCGGCTTGCCTCGACGACGTGCCGGCTTTGGTGGAATTGATTAATTCGGCTTATCGCGGCGAATCCAGCCGCGCGGGTTGGACTACCGAAGCCGATCTGTTGGACGGGAAGCGCACCGACGCCGCGGAATTGTCCGGTCTGCTGAAGCGAACCGACTCCTTGCTGATAGCCTGTAAAGCCGGCGCCGTCGCGGTCGGTTCCGTGCATTTGCAAAGGGTCGATGCCGACGTGCATATCGGCATGCTGGCCGTCAGTCCGCCGTTACAGGGCGGCGGCATCGGCAAACGGCTGCTGCATGCCGCCGAAACGCAAGCCCAAAACCTTTGGCCGCTGCAACGCTTTTTAATGTTCGTCATTCCGTGTCGTAGCGAATTGATCGATTACTACCGTCGGCGCGGTTACAGGGCCACCGGAACCTTCAAACCCTTTCCCGTGCAACCGCAATTGTGGCGCGCAAAAGTCGAAGGACTAAGCCTGGAAATGCTGGAGAAAACCGTGGCCGATAGGCCCGGTTAA
- the phoU gene encoding phosphate signaling complex protein PhoU, giving the protein MDNTIINQHISRQFNKEMEDIRNKVLTMGGLVEQQVDLATNAFMSYDMESAEKVIQQDQLVNALEKDIDHECTEIMAKRQPAAFDLRMLIATIKIITDLERIGDEAARIAKMTMRLESGDYYQDKYYEIEHLLELVKEMLNGALDAYARTDTEEVIAITAQDSKVDREYTSITRQLITQMMEDPRNITRALDMLWTARALERIGDHSCNVCEHVIYMVKGKDVRHLSREELEHTIKSSDR; this is encoded by the coding sequence ATGGATAACACCATCATCAACCAACACATTTCCCGTCAGTTCAACAAGGAAATGGAAGACATCCGCAACAAAGTGTTGACCATGGGCGGCTTGGTCGAACAACAAGTGGATTTGGCGACCAACGCCTTCATGAGTTACGACATGGAAAGCGCCGAGAAAGTCATACAGCAAGACCAATTGGTCAATGCGCTGGAAAAAGACATCGATCACGAATGCACCGAAATCATGGCCAAACGCCAGCCGGCCGCATTCGACCTGCGCATGCTGATCGCCACGATCAAGATCATTACCGATCTGGAGCGGATAGGCGACGAAGCGGCCCGTATCGCCAAAATGACCATGCGTCTGGAAAGCGGCGATTATTATCAGGATAAATATTACGAAATCGAACATTTGCTGGAATTGGTCAAGGAAATGCTGAACGGCGCCCTGGACGCCTATGCCCGTACCGATACCGAGGAAGTGATCGCCATCACCGCGCAAGACAGCAAGGTGGACCGGGAATATACCAGCATCACCCGCCAGCTCATCACCCAGATGATGGAAGACCCGCGCAACATCACGCGCGCGCTAGACATGCTGTGGACAGCCCGTGCGCTGGAGCGTATCGGCGACCATTCCTGCAACGTGTGCGAGCACGTGATCTACATGGTGAAGGGCAAAGACGTTCGCCACCTGAGCCGCGAAGAGTTGGAACATACCATCAAGTCGTCCGACCGTTAA
- the pstB gene encoding phosphate ABC transporter ATP-binding protein PstB, translated as MTTEVRKTHAIDISALNRADKDSKDSFDPCISVENLNLFYGSKQALHKVTMTMPRKKVTAYIGPSGCGKSTLLRCINRMNDLVDGVRIEGKILLDGEDIYDKNINVAALRRRVGMVFQKPNPFPKTIYENVAYGLRIQGVNDRRVLDEIVEKSLRGAALWDEVKNRLNDNALGMSGGQQQRLVIARAIAIEPEVILLDEPASALDPISTLKIEELIDELKEKYTIVIVTHNMQQAARVSDYTAFMYMGELIEFGETSELFTNPAKKQTEDYITGRYG; from the coding sequence ATGACAACTGAAGTAAGAAAAACCCACGCCATCGATATCAGTGCGCTGAACCGGGCGGATAAAGACAGCAAAGATTCGTTCGACCCTTGCATCAGCGTGGAGAACCTGAATCTGTTTTACGGCAGCAAACAAGCCTTGCACAAGGTCACCATGACCATGCCGCGCAAGAAAGTGACCGCCTACATCGGTCCCAGCGGTTGCGGTAAATCCACCTTGTTGCGCTGCATCAATCGCATGAACGACCTGGTCGACGGCGTGCGGATAGAAGGCAAGATCCTGCTGGACGGCGAAGACATTTACGATAAAAACATCAACGTCGCCGCCCTGCGGCGCCGAGTGGGCATGGTGTTTCAAAAGCCTAACCCCTTCCCCAAGACCATTTACGAAAACGTCGCCTACGGCTTGCGTATCCAAGGCGTCAACGACCGGCGGGTGTTGGATGAAATCGTCGAAAAATCCCTGCGCGGCGCGGCGTTGTGGGACGAGGTGAAAAACCGCTTGAACGACAACGCCTTGGGCATGTCCGGCGGTCAGCAGCAACGTCTGGTCATCGCCCGGGCGATAGCGATAGAACCGGAAGTGATTTTGCTGGACGAGCCGGCTTCGGCTTTGGACCCGATTTCGACCTTGAAAATCGAGGAGTTGATCGACGAATTAAAAGAAAAATACACTATCGTCATCGTCACCCATAACATGCAACAAGCGGCGCGGGTGTCCGACTACACCGCCTTCATGTATATGGGAGAGTTGATCGAATTCGGCGAAACCAGCGAATTGTTCACCAATCCGGCTAAAAAACAAACAGAAGACTACATCACCGGCCGTTACGGCTAG
- the pstA gene encoding phosphate ABC transporter permease PstA, whose translation MIKAWFKSGSPWIWMTAGAVSINLILVIGLLLLIALRGLGHFWPSDIVEYRYQDRQAQETVIIGEEVEQSLLPEAQARAAGHEVLNGAEYLKQFLVKTGNRDILGSDFRWIQDQYIVQKTTPEDLITVERREWGNFYGRLIAVKQNRAVIAEGEHAWPVAQEKLAQVLKLFAKIDKLQDKDIGAINYNLERLRLKQRGLELKGQWNEAKRAEFAARKVAYEQEYKTLQQNISQLNQEMKCCILVVAEAGGRQINIPLERVVKLTRPNAMNVWDKAVEYIANFGTFVSDEPREANTEGGIFPAIFGTVLMVMLMAVVVTPFGVIAAVYMREYAKQGFITRIIRIAVNNLAGVPSIVYGVFGLGFFVYIIGGSIDKVFFPEAAPAPVFGTPGLLWASLTLALLTLPVVIVATEEGLSRIPKSIREGSLALGATKAETLWRTVLPMASPAIMTGLILAVARAAGEVAPLMLVGVVKLAPTLPLDGNFPYLHLDRKFMHLGFHIYDVGFQSPNVEAARPLVYATSLLLVMVIVGLNMFAIAIRNNLREKYRALEN comes from the coding sequence ATGATTAAGGCATGGTTTAAAAGCGGTTCGCCGTGGATTTGGATGACGGCCGGCGCGGTAAGTATCAACCTGATCCTGGTAATCGGTTTGCTGTTGTTGATTGCGCTACGCGGCTTGGGCCATTTTTGGCCGTCCGACATCGTCGAATACCGTTACCAAGATCGACAGGCCCAAGAAACGGTGATCATCGGCGAAGAAGTCGAGCAATCCCTGTTGCCGGAAGCGCAAGCGCGAGCGGCCGGCCACGAGGTGCTTAACGGCGCCGAGTATCTAAAGCAATTTTTGGTCAAGACCGGCAATCGCGATATTTTAGGTAGCGACTTTCGCTGGATTCAAGATCAATACATTGTGCAAAAAACCACCCCGGAAGATTTGATTACCGTCGAGCGCCGCGAATGGGGCAATTTTTACGGGCGGTTGATCGCGGTCAAGCAAAACCGGGCAGTCATCGCCGAAGGCGAACACGCTTGGCCAGTCGCGCAAGAAAAGTTGGCCCAGGTGCTGAAGCTATTTGCCAAAATCGACAAATTGCAGGACAAGGACATCGGCGCCATCAACTACAACCTGGAACGCTTGCGCCTGAAACAGCGGGGACTGGAATTGAAAGGCCAATGGAACGAGGCCAAGCGCGCCGAGTTTGCCGCCCGCAAAGTGGCATACGAGCAAGAATACAAAACCTTGCAACAAAACATTTCTCAGCTCAACCAAGAGATGAAGTGCTGCATCTTGGTGGTCGCCGAGGCCGGCGGTCGGCAAATCAACATTCCGTTGGAGCGGGTCGTCAAGCTGACCCGGCCCAACGCGATGAACGTGTGGGACAAGGCAGTCGAATACATTGCCAATTTCGGCACCTTCGTCAGCGACGAACCGCGCGAAGCCAACACCGAAGGCGGCATTTTCCCGGCCATATTCGGTACCGTGTTGATGGTGATGTTGATGGCCGTCGTGGTCACACCGTTCGGGGTGATCGCGGCCGTGTACATGCGCGAATACGCCAAACAAGGTTTTATCACCCGCATCATTCGCATCGCCGTCAACAATTTGGCCGGCGTACCGTCCATCGTGTACGGGGTGTTCGGTTTGGGATTTTTCGTATACATCATCGGCGGCAGCATAGACAAAGTGTTTTTTCCGGAAGCCGCGCCGGCTCCGGTGTTCGGCACGCCGGGCTTGCTGTGGGCCTCTTTGACCCTGGCATTGTTGACTTTGCCGGTCGTGATCGTGGCCACCGAAGAAGGCTTGTCGCGCATTCCCAAATCCATCAGGGAAGGCAGTTTGGCGTTGGGGGCGACCAAAGCGGAAACCTTATGGCGCACCGTGTTGCCCATGGCCAGCCCTGCGATTATGACCGGTCTGATTTTGGCAGTGGCCCGCGCGGCCGGCGAAGTAGCGCCGCTGATGCTGGTCGGCGTCGTGAAACTGGCCCCCACCCTGCCGTTGGACGGCAACTTCCCGTATTTGCATTTGGACAGAAAATTCATGCACCTCGGATTTCACATTTACGACGTGGGCTTTCAAAGTCCCAACGTCGAAGCCGCCAGACCCTTGGTATACGCCACGTCCTTGTTGTTGGTGATGGTGATCGTCGGCTTGAACATGTTCGCCATCGCCATCCGCAACAACCTTCGCGAGAAATACCGCGCATTGGAAAACTAA
- a CDS encoding ABC transporter permease subunit, with the protein MPEPQFTPAKATLLQLSSNDAYQRWRLLKDKIVAQAVVFGGLSIIFAIVLIFFYLLYVVFPLLLPAHAQAVSEYGVPEPAAGSTALLAMEEQNEIAVRFTDTGKAVFFRVDDGSPLRVEDLPIPQGVTISSWAFGDLPKGVLAYGLSDGRAVVAKVDYKLTYPDNKRVITPQISYPLGKDAIVLDKQGQAVQQVAVKLGDAASSLLAKTADGRLILTSLEKKESMFDDEVELERSEAVLDTASIGDVDFMLLDKELRTLYLSNHNGDLTVLDVSNKTEPVIRHKLNVMRQGAQITNMTFLNGDISLLIGDSSGTFGQWSLVRDKQNHFSVQQLRAFKLADAPVLLLNAEQRRKGMLAVDANGELGVYNATAERKLIREKVSNGKPLALALSPRANALLLQDAAGKLHHWRIENEHPEVSWTSLWGKVWYESYPEPAYVWQSSAASNDFEPKMSLTPLVFGTLKASFYAMLVAIPLALFGAIYTGYFMAPEIRQYVKPGVEIMGALPTVILGFLAGLWLAPFVEMHLTGIFAMLLIVPTGVMAFAFVWQFAPKPVRDLVPDGWDAFLLMPVILICGWLAFAVSPGIEALFFNGDLRTWLREAWGIGYDQRNTLVVGLAMGFAVIPMVFSIAEDAIFSVPKHLTTGSLALGATPWQTLAKVVILTASPGIFSAVMIGLGRAVGETMIVLMATGNTPVMDFSIFQGLRTLSANIAVEMPESEVNSTHYRVLFLAALVLFMFTFIVNSLAELIRQNLRQKYSSL; encoded by the coding sequence ATGCCCGAACCTCAATTTACACCTGCTAAAGCGACCTTGTTACAGTTGTCGTCTAACGATGCTTATCAACGCTGGCGGCTATTGAAGGACAAGATTGTGGCCCAAGCCGTGGTTTTCGGCGGCTTGAGCATTATCTTCGCTATCGTGTTGATCTTTTTTTACTTGCTGTACGTGGTATTTCCGCTGTTGCTGCCGGCCCATGCCCAGGCGGTAAGCGAATACGGCGTACCCGAGCCAGCGGCCGGATCGACGGCATTGCTGGCGATGGAGGAGCAAAACGAAATCGCGGTACGCTTTACCGATACCGGCAAAGCGGTGTTCTTTAGAGTCGATGACGGTTCCCCTCTCCGGGTGGAGGATCTACCGATACCGCAAGGCGTCACGATCAGCAGCTGGGCCTTCGGGGACTTACCGAAAGGCGTTCTGGCTTACGGGCTTTCCGACGGCCGGGCCGTGGTCGCCAAAGTGGACTACAAATTGACCTATCCCGACAACAAACGGGTGATTACCCCGCAAATCAGTTACCCCTTGGGCAAAGACGCGATCGTGCTGGACAAACAAGGGCAAGCCGTTCAACAAGTCGCCGTTAAATTGGGCGACGCGGCCAGTAGCTTGCTGGCCAAAACCGCCGACGGCCGTTTGATCCTGACCAGCTTGGAAAAAAAGGAGTCCATGTTCGACGACGAGGTGGAACTGGAGCGTAGCGAAGCCGTATTGGATACCGCAAGCATAGGCGACGTGGATTTCATGTTGTTGGATAAAGAACTGCGCACACTCTATTTATCCAACCACAACGGCGATCTAACCGTGCTCGACGTCAGCAATAAAACCGAACCGGTGATCCGGCACAAGCTGAACGTGATGCGACAAGGCGCGCAAATCACCAACATGACGTTTTTGAACGGCGATATTTCCCTGTTGATCGGTGACAGCAGCGGCACCTTCGGACAATGGTCGCTGGTGCGCGACAAACAAAATCACTTCAGCGTGCAGCAACTCAGGGCTTTCAAGCTGGCGGATGCGCCGGTGTTGTTGCTTAATGCGGAACAACGCCGCAAAGGCATGTTGGCGGTGGACGCCAACGGCGAATTAGGGGTGTACAACGCCACGGCGGAACGCAAATTGATTCGGGAGAAAGTCTCGAACGGCAAACCCTTGGCTTTGGCCCTGTCGCCCCGGGCTAACGCGCTGCTGTTGCAGGACGCCGCCGGTAAATTGCATCACTGGCGCATCGAAAACGAACATCCGGAAGTATCCTGGACCTCTTTGTGGGGCAAGGTTTGGTACGAAAGTTATCCGGAACCGGCCTACGTATGGCAGTCTTCGGCCGCCAGCAACGATTTCGAGCCGAAAATGAGCTTGACCCCGTTGGTGTTCGGCACCCTCAAAGCCTCGTTTTACGCCATGCTGGTGGCTATTCCCCTAGCCTTGTTCGGCGCGATTTACACCGGCTATTTCATGGCCCCGGAAATTCGCCAATACGTCAAGCCGGGCGTGGAAATCATGGGGGCGCTGCCGACCGTGATTTTGGGCTTTCTAGCCGGCCTGTGGTTGGCGCCGTTCGTGGAAATGCATTTGACCGGCATTTTTGCGATGTTGCTGATCGTGCCTACCGGGGTCATGGCGTTCGCGTTCGTCTGGCAATTCGCGCCTAAACCTGTACGTGATCTGGTGCCGGACGGTTGGGACGCTTTTCTGTTGATGCCGGTGATTTTGATCTGCGGCTGGCTGGCGTTTGCCGTCAGTCCCGGCATCGAGGCCTTGTTCTTCAACGGCGATTTGCGCACCTGGCTGCGCGAAGCCTGGGGCATAGGCTACGACCAGCGCAATACCTTGGTAGTCGGTTTGGCGATGGGTTTTGCGGTAATCCCTATGGTATTTTCGATTGCCGAGGACGCCATTTTCAGCGTTCCCAAGCATTTGACCACAGGCTCTCTCGCCCTGGGCGCCACGCCTTGGCAAACCCTGGCCAAAGTGGTGATACTGACCGCCAGCCCCGGTATTTTTTCCGCGGTAATGATAGGCCTGGGCCGGGCGGTCGGGGAAACCATGATCGTGTTAATGGCCACCGGCAACACCCCGGTAATGGATTTCAGCATATTTCAAGGTTTACGCACCTTGTCGGCCAACATTGCGGTGGAAATGCCGGAATCGGAAGTCAACAGTACCCACTACCGGGTATTGTTCCTGGCCGCGCTGGTGTTGTTCATGTTTACCTTCATCGTCAACTCGTTGGCTGAGTTGATCCGGCAAAATCTGAGACAAAAATATAGTTCGTTATGA